A stretch of DNA from Deltaproteobacteria bacterium:
ACGTCGAAGGAAAGGTCTCCGACGGCCTGGAGGCCCCCGAACCGCTTGCTGACCCCCCGGACGGACAGGAGCGTCACGCGGCCTCCTCGTCCGCCGGGTTGCGGGACACCATCCGCCGGATGTCGGAGAAGACGTGTCGGCGCAGCAGGCCGTCGGGGGCGAACAGCATGATCAGGAGGAGGATGATGCCGAACACGGTGTCGTCGAACGTCCCGAAGTAGCCGCGAAGCGACAGGTAGTTGAGGACCAGGCTCATCAGCAGGGCGCCCCAGAGGTTCGCCATCCCGCCGATCGCCACGATGGCGACGTACCGCACCGACTTCATGACCGACGCCTCGGACGGGCCGATCCCGCCGTTGAAATGGGTGAGGAGCACCCCCGCCGCGGAGGCGAAGACCGCGGAAAGGACGAACATGTGCAGCTTGTACCGGGCGGTGGGGATCCCCATCGCACCCGCCGCGTCCTCGGCCCCGTGGACCGCCGCCAGCGCCCTCCCCACGCGGGAGTGGACCAGGTTCAGCAGGAGCACCATCCCGACGATCACCGTCCCCCAGGCGATGTAGTAGTTCGAGACCCGCAGGGAGGAGTTCCCCGAGATCACGAGCCCCGAGAAGATCGGGAACCCGGGCACTTCGGAGATCCCGTCCGCCGCCCCGAGGAATTCGGTCCCGAGGACCATGCGGTAGACGATGATCCCGAAACCGAGTGTCGCCATCGCCAGGTAGTGCCCCTTGAGCTTCAGGACCGGCCCCCCGATGACGTACGCGACGGCGATCGTGAGGAGGATCGCGGCGACGCAGGCGAGCCACGGGTGGACCGTCTCCATCGCGCCCCCGTAGGCATCGGTCCGGGATACGACGGCGCCGAACCGGGAGAGGAGGGAGAAAAGCGCCGTACCCTTGTGCGCCGCCAGGTTGTGGGTCGTGAGGAACGCCGACACGTATCCGCCGATGGCGAAGAATCCCGCGTG
This window harbors:
- a CDS encoding branched-chain amino acid ABC transporter permease, whose product is MARRYSVVAAFAALVVGIQFATRLTGTSFHLTQLTMTAYYSLLIMGLCMLIGYAGQISIGHAGFFAIGGYVSAFLTTHNLAAHKGTALFSLLSRFGAVVSRTDAYGGAMETVHPWLACVAAILLTIAVAYVIGGPVLKLKGHYLAMATLGFGIIVYRMVLGTEFLGAADGISEVPGFPIFSGLVISGNSSLRVSNYYIAWGTVIVGMVLLLNLVHSRVGRALAAVHGAEDAAGAMGIPTARYKLHMFVLSAVFASAAGVLLTHFNGGIGPSEASVMKSVRYVAIVAIGGMANLWGALLMSLVLNYLSLRGYFGTFDDTVFGIILLLIMLFAPDGLLRRHVFSDIRRMVSRNPADEEAA